Proteins from one Oncorhynchus masou masou isolate Uvic2021 chromosome 12, UVic_Omas_1.1, whole genome shotgun sequence genomic window:
- the LOC135550349 gene encoding palmitoyltransferase ZDHHC20-A-like isoform X3 yields the protein MYLLTSWIFDLWYEFCLPKVEKEQYEKEEHPDTQQEILKKVVLGLPVYTRTGTGAVRYCDRCLVIKPDRCHHCSTCDMCVLKMDHHCPWVNNCVGFSNYKFFVLFLAYSMLYCAFIAATVLQYFIKFWTLCRWRSVGDCPQNQLPDTHAKFHVLFLFFVAAMFFISILSLFSYHLWLVGKNRTTIEAFRAPVFRNGPDKNGFSLGFSRNMAEVFGDQKKYWMFPIYTSHGDGNSFVTRLVNLDPEQIAVGLQINGKSSVDCPASPKYVLGDTVNHIEDHQDGSFDKTDVAETVTVTIESES from the exons TTTTGTCTGCCCAAAGTGGAGAAAGAGCAGTATGAGAAGGAGGAACATCCAGACACTCAGCAGGAGATCCTGAAGAAGGTGGTGCTAGGATTGCCTGTCTATACACGCACTGGGACAGGAG CCGTCCGCTACTGTGACCGCTGTCTGGTGATCAAACCCGACCGCTGCCACCACTGCTCCACCTGTGACAT gtgtgtACTGAAGATGGACCATCACTGTCCATG ggTGAATAACTGTGTTGGATTTTCAAACTACAAGTTCTTTGTCTTGTTTCTGGCCTACTCCATGCTGTATTGTGCATTCATCGCCGCTACCGTCCTGCAGTATTTCATCAAATTCTGGACA CTTTGCCGATGGAGATCTGTTGGGGATTGTCCTCAG AATCAGCTGCCTGACACTCACGCCAAATTCCACGTGTTGTTTCTGTTTTTTGTGGCGGCCATGTTCTTCATCAGCATCCTGTCGCTTTTCAGCTACCATCTCTGGCTTGTGGGAAAGAACAGGACCACCATAG aGGCTTTCAGGGCTCCTGTCTTCAGAAATGGCCCAGACAAGAATGGTTTCTCTCTGGGATTCAGTAGGAACATGGCTGAGGTCTTTGGAGACCAGAAGAAGTACTGGATGTTTCCCATCTATACCAG tcacgGTGATGGTAACAGTTTTGTCACCCGGTTGGTGAACTTAGATCCTGAGCAGATAGCTGTGGGCCTCCAGATCAACGGCAAAAG CTCTGTAGATTGTCCTGCAAGCCCCAAGTATGTCCTTGGCGACACCGTGAACCACATTGAGGACCATCAGGATGGCAGCTTCGACAAAACTG ATGTAGCCGAGACGGTCACAGTCACCATAGAGAGCGAGTCATAG